The Synechococcus sp. RS9909 genomic interval CTCGCCCTCTTCCCCCTCAGTGCCGGCTCGATCCGCAGTGCCCGCCGGATGCGCATCGCCCAACCGGTGATGCAGAAGCGGCAGGCGGAGATCAAATCACGCTTCGCCAACAACCCTCAGAAGCAGCAGGAGGAACTCGGGAAGCTGATGAAGGAGTTCGGCAGCCCCCTGGCGGGGTGCCTGCCCCTGCTGGTGCAGATGCCGATCCTTTTTGCCCTCTTCGCCACGCTGCGGGGTTCACCCTTCGCCGACGTTCCTTACACCCTGAATCTGAAAGTGCTACCGGCCGAGCAGATTGCCGCCGTCGACCCGAAACCTTTCAACAGTGCCAGCCATTCGATCTTCATCACCGAAACCAATCATGTGCCGGTGATTGCCAGCCTCCCCGGCGGCACCAAACTCGGCCAGGGCGACAGCGCCAAAATCCAGCTCAAAACCAAAGACGGTGAGAGCTTCGCCACCGTTCTTGAAGGCGTGGAGGATGGCCCATCCTTCCTTCCCGACTGGACGGTGACCAAAGGGGAGGGTGTGGTATCCGTTGCTGACGACGGCACCATTCAGGCCTTGTCTCCCGGCGATGCGACCGTGGAAGGCAAGATTCCAGGCCTTGCCGCCCGCAGTGGCTTCCTGTTCATCAAAGCCCTGGGTCAGGTTGGCTTCTACACCGACGGAGCGATCAACTGGGACATCGCCATCCTCGTCGGGGCCTTTGGCCTGAGCCTGTTCGCCTCTCAGCTGCTCTCCGGCATGGGCATGCCCGCCAATCCCCAGCAGGCAACCGCCAACAAGATCACTCCCGTGATGATCACCGGCATGTTCCTGTTCTTCCCGCTGCCGGCCGGCGTTCTCCTCTACATGGTGATCGCCAACATCTTCCAGGCGCTTCAGACCTTCCTCCTGACCAGA includes:
- the yidC gene encoding membrane protein insertase YidC; this encodes MIGYISDNLLIPILDFFYGLVPSYGLAIVALTVVIRLALFPLSAGSIRSARRMRIAQPVMQKRQAEIKSRFANNPQKQQEELGKLMKEFGSPLAGCLPLLVQMPILFALFATLRGSPFADVPYTLNLKVLPAEQIAAVDPKPFNSASHSIFITETNHVPVIASLPGGTKLGQGDSAKIQLKTKDGESFATVLEGVEDGPSFLPDWTVTKGEGVVSVADDGTIQALSPGDATVEGKIPGLAARSGFLFIKALGQVGFYTDGAINWDIAILVGAFGLSLFASQLLSGMGMPANPQQATANKITPVMITGMFLFFPLPAGVLLYMVIANIFQALQTFLLTREALPENLQAILDDQLRQQTVTATASSGGGGNPAGRLPFEPRSK